One genomic window of Sebastes umbrosus isolate fSebUmb1 chromosome 15, fSebUmb1.pri, whole genome shotgun sequence includes the following:
- the cks1b gene encoding cyclin-dependent kinases regulatory subunit 1, producing MSNKQIYYSDKYDDEKYEYRHVMLPKDIAKRVPRTHLMSETEWRNLGVQQSQGWVHYMIHQPEPHILLFRRPLTCQKA from the exons ATGTCTAACAAACAGATTTACTACTCTGATAAATATGACGATGAAAAGTACGAGTACAG GCATGTAATGCTACCCAAAGACATTGCAAAGCGGGTACCCAGGACTCATTTGATGTCAGAGACCGAGTGGAGGAACCTGGGGGTCCAGCAGAGCCAAGGATGGGTTCATTACATGATTCACCAGCCAG AGCCGCACATCTTGCTGTTCCGGCGCCCTCTGACCTGCCAAAAGGCATAA